In Embleya scabrispora, the DNA window TGACCGGCGGGCAACTGTCCGCGCGCGGCGGCACGGTCGGGGTGGAGTTGGTCGGCGACCGGGTACGGCTGTCCGGCGCGGCGGTCACCGTACTGGAGGGCGACCTGATCACCGACTGAGCCCGGGACGGCCGGCGGACCCCACGCGGTGGTGGATCATTGCGCCCGTCGTTGCTAGCGTGCGGGCACCACTGGATCTGACGCATCGTCAGCAAACTCGGGAGCCGCGCCGTGTCCGACGCCGTCAGCTACACCCCGTCCCACCTCGGCGTGTGCGTCACCGACCTGGATCGGGCGCTGCGGTTCTACCGCGACGGCCTGGGCTTCGCCCCCGTGGCCCGCTACGACGTGGGCAACGAGGTCGCCCACACCCTGGAGGTCGAGGGCGACGTACGCCTGGTCTCCCAGCTGATCGCCAAGGAGGGCATGGTCGTCGAGCTGCTGTACTACGCCTCGCCCGAACCGCGGGGCGAACCGTCGCGGCGGCGCAATCAGCTCGGCCTGACCCACCTGTCCTTCCTGGTCGAGGATGTGGACGCGGCCGCCGCCCGACTGGTCGAACACGGCGGCACGCTGCTGACCGGGACCCGGGCGAGCCTGCCGAGCGAGACCGGTTCGACCGAACTGGTGTTCCTGGCCGACCCGGACGGCACCCGGATCGAACTGATGCGCCTCGACGGCTGACCCGCGCGCGGCGCACCGCGCGCCGTCACGTCCTGCCCGCCGTCATCACGTCGCGCACACACCCGCGCAACCACGCGTGCCCGGGATCGGCGTCGTGGCGCGGATGCCAGGCCAGCCCCATCGGCAACGGGGGCAACGACAGCGGAACCTCGAAGGTGCGCAATCCCCGCGCCTCGGTCAAGCCGATCAACTGCGCCGCGACCAGGCCGACCAGGTCGCCTTCGAGCAGGATGAACAGCGAGGACGGGTAGGTCGGCACCGCGCCCACCACCCGCCGGGTGAGCCCGAGTTCGGCCAGCGCGGCGTCGACCGGGCCGTGCAGCTTGCCGCGTCGGGACACGATCAGATGCTCGGCGGCGGCGAATCGCTCCGGCGTACACCGACCGCGCAGCAGGGGGTGCCCGGCCCGGACGCAGCCGACCATGCGGTCGTCGAACAGATGCTCGGTCAGCACCTCCGGCGCGGTGGCGTCGATCACGCCCACCTCCAGGTCGGCGATCCCGTCGCGGAGCGCCTGGGTGTCGGTGTGACTCTCCGCCAGAAACTTCAGCCGTACCCCCGGGGCCTCGCGCGCCGCGCGCGCGAACAACTCCGCGGCACACGCCGCGGTGAACGCGTCGTGCGACAGCACCGTGAAGGTGCGGGAGAGCGTCCGCAGGTCCACCTCGCCGGCCGCGGTGAACAACGTCCGGGCGCGTTCCAGCACGACCCGCACCTCGGATCGGATGGCCAGCGCGTGCGGCGTGGGCACCATCGTCCGCCCGGCCCGGACCAGGACCGGGTCGCCCAGCGCCTTGCGGATCCGGCCCAGGGTGCGGCTCATCGCCGGCTCGGACAGGTGCATCCGCTGCGCCGCGCCGGAGACGCTGCACTCCTCCAGGAGCGCGTCGAGCGCGGTGAGCAGGTTGAGGTCCATCCCGGATTGCGTCACACGCATCCTTTCCATGCGATACATGCATTGGAGTAAATCGGTGCCCCAGCCTACGGTGAAGGGGTCCGGACTCGCAGTTCCCCGCACCACTCGTGCTTCCCTTCCTTCGCAGACAGTCAGTTCCTGGGGGACCCATGTCCACGCCCGTCCCGGGCACGGCGGCGCGGCGCGCCGACGGTGCCGAAACCGAACGCGCCGGCTCCTCGCGCGCCGTGCTGCTCGCGATGTGCGCCTGCGTGCTGGTCGCGCAGAGCATGGTCGCCGCGATCAACCTGGCCATTCCGCAACTGGCCGCGTCCCGGCTGCATCCGTCCGCCGACAGCATCCTGTGGATCGTCGACGCGTACGTGATCGTCTTCGCCGGCCTGCTGATCCCCGCCGGCGCGCTCGGCGACCGGTACGGCCGCAAGGGCGCGCTGCTCGCCGGGCTCGGCGTGTTCGCCGCCGGGGCCACGGTCAGCGCGCTCGCCACGAACTCCGCCACGCTGATCGCCGGTCGCGGCATCTCCGGCGCGGGCGCCGCGCTGATCATGCCCGCGACCATGTCCATCCTGATGCACGTCTTCCCGGCCGAACGCCGCCCGCAGGCCATGGCGTCGTGGACGCTCGCGGTCGGCCTGGGCGGCCTGCTCGGCAACGTCGGCGGCGGCCTGGTCCAGGAGTACCTGCCCTGGCAGGGCCTGTTCTGGATCATGGTCCCGCTCGCCCTGGCACTCGCCGCGATCGTCCAGTGGGTCACCCCCCGCACCGAGACGCATCCGGCCGCGCTCGACCCGATCGGCGCCGCGCTGCTGATCGCCGGCCTGGTCGCGGTGTTGTACGGGATCATCGAAGGCCCGGAGTTCGGCTGGGGCTCCACGCACGTGATCGGCGGCTTCGCGCTGGGCGGTGGACTTCTGCTCGGCTTCGTGCTGTACGCGCTGCGCGCGAGGAATCCGCTGCTCGACCCGCGCGTGTTCACGTCCGCCAAGTTGCGGGCCGGCGTGCTCGGGATCGGCGCGAGCTTCTTCGGGCTGTTCGCGCTGTTCTTCATCAACGCCCAGTACCTGCAATACGTCAAGGGCTTCTCGGCCATGCGCACGGGCTTCGCGATCATCCCGCTCACGGTCGGCATGGCGCTCGCGCCCAAGGTCGCGGTCAAGGCGCAACAACGCTTCGGCGCCCGCCCGTTGGTGGTGCTCGGCCTGGGCCTGATCGGGGTCGGGTTGTTGTGCATGGCGATGGTGGACGCACGCACCCCGTACGCGGTCTACGCCGCCTACCTGCTGATCCTGTCCGCGGGCATGGGGCTGTGCGCACCCGCGCTCTCCTTCGGTGTGGTCTCCGAACTGCCCAGGCACCAGGCGGGGTTGGGCTCCGGCTTGAACACCGCCGCGCGCGAGATCGGTGCCGCGCTCGGCGTCGCGGTGTTCGGCACCATTCTGGCCGTGCGATTCGACGGTCAGCCGGCGGTGGAACTGTCCCGGACCCGGGGCGCGGAACACGCGCGCGTGGTGGACTCGTTCACCGACGCGATGTCGATGGGCTTCCTGGCGGTCGGCGTCCTGGTCCTGGTGGCCACCGCCGCGGTCGCGGTGGGTTATCGCGACCGGGTCGGCACCTCGGCCGTCCGCGTGTCCTCCGGGAGCGCCGAATGAGCCCCGAGGCGGGCCGCCGCCGCGGGCCGGTGAACCGACTGCTGGACCGGGTGTTCCTGTCCGGCACGATCGTCGAGACCGAGCCGATCGCGGCCCGGATGCGCCGGATCCGGATCGGGGACGCGGGGTTGCGCGAGGTGACCTGCCGGCCCGGTCAACAGGTCCGGGTGCACGTCAACGACGTGCTCTCGATGGCGGGTTGGCGCAAAGGGGTGGGCAATCTGCTACGCACCTACTCGGTCTGGGCCCACGATCCGACGGCCGGGACGCTGGACCTGTGCGTATTGGACCACGACGGCGGCACGGGCCCGGGGGCCGCGTGGGGCCGGGCGGCGCGGTGCGGTGACCGGGTCCGGTTCGGCCGGCCCGAGGGCGGCTTCGTGTTGCGATCCGACGCGCCGTACCACGTGTTCGTCGGCGAGGAGACCGCGTCGCCGGCACTGGGTGCGATGCTCGCGGCGGTGCGCTCCGGGGCGGAGGTGTACGGGGTGATCGAGACCGCGAGCGCGGCCGATCGGCTGCCGATGCCGCGCGCCGAACGGCTCACCTGGCTCGAGCGCGGCGACAGGTCGGCGGCCTCCTCGGCGACCCTGGCCGAGGCGGTGGGCCGACTGGCGCTGCCCGCCACCCCCGGGGTGGCGTATGTGGCGGGCGAGGCGAGGACGGTCAAGCTGGTCCGGGACCGCCTGGTCGCCGACCACGGCTGGAACCGCGGATCGGTGCTCACCAAACCCTTCTGGTCGCCGGGACGCACCGGCATGGAGTAGCCGATCGGGCGCCGGTCGAGCCGTCGTCGGCTCGACCGGCGCCCACCCGCTTCTGTGGGAGGCATTGCCCTACAGCGTGAGCAACGCGCGGATCGGTCGGGTCGAATCGGTCAGCGGGCGCAGCGCGAGCCGCAGGAGGGCGAGCGGATTGTCGTCGCCCGCGATCCGGTTCGCGCCCAGCTCGCCGCAGGACCGGCACTGATGGATCAGCTGCCACTCCCCGTCCGCCCGAACGGACATGCTCAGCGCGGTCATCCGTCCCCGGCACTCGGCCGCCCGGTCGCCCGGGACGCGGCGGTCGAGGTGCAGGCTGGTCAGACAGTGCGGACAGTGGTTGCGATGCGCCGTGCCGGGCGCGGTCAGCGGTACATCGAGCCGGCACCCCACGCACCGGAAGGCGTCGCCGCGCCCGGTCCGGCCGTGGGTGACGTCCTTGTACCGCTGGGGGCGCCGGCCGCTCGATCGGTGTCGGCCCATGCTCACAGCTCCCCGAACACTTCGAGCGGGAACGGTGGTTGGGCCAGCGGTCGCACGGCCATCCGGATCAGGATCAGCTGGTTGTCGTCCGGCGCGATGGCACTGGAGGTCAGCTCGTCGCAGCGGATGCACCGATGTACGAGCATCCAGTCGCCGTTGCGCAGCACCGC includes these proteins:
- a CDS encoding VOC family protein → MSDAVSYTPSHLGVCVTDLDRALRFYRDGLGFAPVARYDVGNEVAHTLEVEGDVRLVSQLIAKEGMVVELLYYASPEPRGEPSRRRNQLGLTHLSFLVEDVDAAAARLVEHGGTLLTGTRASLPSETGSTELVFLADPDGTRIELMRLDG
- a CDS encoding LysR family transcriptional regulator; the protein is MRVTQSGMDLNLLTALDALLEECSVSGAAQRMHLSEPAMSRTLGRIRKALGDPVLVRAGRTMVPTPHALAIRSEVRVVLERARTLFTAAGEVDLRTLSRTFTVLSHDAFTAACAAELFARAAREAPGVRLKFLAESHTDTQALRDGIADLEVGVIDATAPEVLTEHLFDDRMVGCVRAGHPLLRGRCTPERFAAAEHLIVSRRGKLHGPVDAALAELGLTRRVVGAVPTYPSSLFILLEGDLVGLVAAQLIGLTEARGLRTFEVPLSLPPLPMGLAWHPRHDADPGHAWLRGCVRDVMTAGRT
- a CDS encoding MFS transporter, which translates into the protein MSTPVPGTAARRADGAETERAGSSRAVLLAMCACVLVAQSMVAAINLAIPQLAASRLHPSADSILWIVDAYVIVFAGLLIPAGALGDRYGRKGALLAGLGVFAAGATVSALATNSATLIAGRGISGAGAALIMPATMSILMHVFPAERRPQAMASWTLAVGLGGLLGNVGGGLVQEYLPWQGLFWIMVPLALALAAIVQWVTPRTETHPAALDPIGAALLIAGLVAVLYGIIEGPEFGWGSTHVIGGFALGGGLLLGFVLYALRARNPLLDPRVFTSAKLRAGVLGIGASFFGLFALFFINAQYLQYVKGFSAMRTGFAIIPLTVGMALAPKVAVKAQQRFGARPLVVLGLGLIGVGLLCMAMVDARTPYAVYAAYLLILSAGMGLCAPALSFGVVSELPRHQAGLGSGLNTAAREIGAALGVAVFGTILAVRFDGQPAVELSRTRGAEHARVVDSFTDAMSMGFLAVGVLVLVATAAVAVGYRDRVGTSAVRVSSGSAE
- a CDS encoding siderophore-interacting protein; translation: MSPEAGRRRGPVNRLLDRVFLSGTIVETEPIAARMRRIRIGDAGLREVTCRPGQQVRVHVNDVLSMAGWRKGVGNLLRTYSVWAHDPTAGTLDLCVLDHDGGTGPGAAWGRAARCGDRVRFGRPEGGFVLRSDAPYHVFVGEETASPALGAMLAAVRSGAEVYGVIETASAADRLPMPRAERLTWLERGDRSAASSATLAEAVGRLALPATPGVAYVAGEARTVKLVRDRLVADHGWNRGSVLTKPFWSPGRTGME
- a CDS encoding RNHCP domain-containing protein — protein: MGRHRSSGRRPQRYKDVTHGRTGRGDAFRCVGCRLDVPLTAPGTAHRNHCPHCLTSLHLDRRVPGDRAAECRGRMTALSMSVRADGEWQLIHQCRSCGELGANRIAGDDNPLALLRLALRPLTDSTRPIRALLTL